From Pelagicoccus sp. SDUM812003, a single genomic window includes:
- the elbB gene encoding isoprenoid biosynthesis glyoxalase ElbB, translated as MKRAAVILSGCGVFDGAEIHESVLSLLALDKAGASYQCFAPDVEQAHVVNHLTGEEMEESRNVLVEAARIARGKVKPLSEAKVEDFDLVMLPGGFGAAKNLCNFAFDAENLEALPELVEFLKSAHGKGLPIGFACIAPAIAARAFGSEGLAFTIGDDAGTAEALSKWGAAHQDRSVTEIVVDEKLKIVTTPAYMFGEARISDVASGLESWVKATLALS; from the coding sequence ATGAAACGAGCAGCAGTTATCTTGTCAGGATGCGGCGTTTTCGATGGCGCCGAAATTCACGAATCGGTGCTCAGCCTGCTGGCTTTGGACAAGGCGGGCGCCAGCTATCAGTGCTTCGCCCCCGATGTGGAGCAAGCCCATGTGGTGAACCACTTGACCGGCGAGGAGATGGAGGAGAGCCGAAACGTTTTGGTGGAGGCCGCTCGCATCGCTCGCGGAAAGGTCAAGCCGCTGTCCGAGGCCAAGGTGGAGGACTTCGATCTGGTGATGCTTCCCGGCGGTTTCGGGGCGGCTAAAAACCTGTGCAACTTCGCTTTCGACGCCGAAAACCTGGAGGCCTTGCCCGAGCTGGTGGAGTTTCTCAAGTCTGCCCATGGGAAGGGGTTGCCGATCGGATTCGCCTGCATCGCTCCGGCTATCGCGGCCCGAGCGTTCGGCTCCGAGGGGCTGGCTTTCACCATCGGCGACGATGCTGGCACGGCCGAGGCTTTGAGCAAGTGGGGCGCGGCCCATCAGGACCGTTCGGTGACGGAGATCGTGGTGGACGAGAAGCTGAAAATCGTGACGACGCCGGCCTACATGTTCGGAGAGGCCCGGATATCCGACGTGGCCAGCGGACTGGAAAGCTGGGTCAAAGCGACCTTGGCTCTCAGTTGA
- a CDS encoding BadF/BadG/BcrA/BcrD ATPase family protein, protein MTLSHAIIGVDGGGSSTKAMAIDSAGQLIGDGVSGPSNPNNSDFESAAQAIDLAISQALAEKDVPIASICLGIAGVASESQRSELSAALYHRRPKLLDSKLHLTHDLEIAHCNLFQGGAGILLIAGTGSAAFAIDARGNAHRVSGRDYRFEDPGSGYAIGKRALDDGLFPDSDIDGRSSVAALAPKVIERASQGDLKALNVVRIESEHLIRMMVPLLREIDFKTRPLPLGLAGGLVEADSIYRSNVLYELKTLLGIGEARFPKTPSSHGALRLAWRLLNGDEPFPEPVAAAKP, encoded by the coding sequence ATGACACTCTCCCACGCGATTATCGGCGTCGACGGCGGAGGCAGCTCCACCAAAGCGATGGCAATCGACAGCGCAGGCCAGCTGATCGGCGACGGCGTCAGCGGTCCCTCCAACCCGAACAACAGCGACTTCGAATCCGCTGCCCAGGCCATCGATCTGGCAATCTCGCAAGCCCTGGCGGAAAAGGATGTACCCATCGCCTCGATCTGCCTCGGCATCGCGGGCGTCGCCTCGGAGTCGCAGCGCAGCGAGCTTTCGGCAGCCCTCTATCACCGCCGCCCGAAGCTGCTGGACAGCAAGCTCCACCTAACGCACGACCTGGAAATCGCCCACTGCAATCTCTTCCAAGGCGGGGCCGGCATACTGCTCATCGCCGGCACCGGATCCGCCGCCTTCGCCATCGACGCAAGGGGAAACGCTCATCGAGTCAGCGGGCGCGACTACCGATTCGAGGATCCAGGAAGTGGATACGCCATCGGGAAACGCGCCCTGGATGACGGCCTGTTTCCCGATAGCGACATCGATGGTCGATCCAGCGTCGCGGCCCTCGCGCCTAAGGTCATCGAACGAGCCAGCCAAGGGGATCTGAAGGCGCTCAATGTCGTGCGCATCGAAAGCGAGCACCTGATCCGCATGATGGTGCCCTTGCTGCGCGAAATCGATTTCAAGACCAGACCCCTGCCCCTAGGCTTGGCCGGCGGGCTGGTGGAGGCGGACTCGATCTACCGATCGAACGTGCTCTACGAGCTCAAAACCCTTCTTGGAATCGGAGAAGCGCGCTTCCCCAAAACGCCCAGCAGCCACGGGGCCCTTCGCCTGGCATGGCGACTCCTCAACGGCGACGAGCCGTTTCCCGAGCCGGTCGCCGCCGCGAAGCCATAG
- a CDS encoding NUDIX domain-containing protein gives MSYTYDYPRPALTVDAVIFGLDEDELKILLIQRAGEPFKGSWAFPGGFVEMDETTEEAVQRELEEETGIKDVFLEQLYTFSGVQRDPRERVVSVAYFGLVKPSGLRMAAASDAQDVRWFAIDQIPDLAFDHREILQVALKRLRGKIRYEPIGFELLPPEFTMSQLLRLYSNALGKPVDKRNFIRKIKKFGILNELPKKRRDGAHRPATLYSFNGEKYRQLKQAGIDFEL, from the coding sequence ATGTCCTACACCTACGACTACCCTCGCCCCGCCCTCACTGTGGACGCCGTGATCTTCGGCCTCGACGAAGACGAACTGAAAATTCTTCTCATCCAGCGAGCCGGCGAGCCCTTCAAGGGCAGCTGGGCCTTTCCCGGCGGCTTCGTCGAAATGGACGAGACCACCGAGGAGGCGGTCCAACGCGAACTGGAAGAGGAGACCGGCATCAAAGACGTCTTTCTCGAGCAGCTCTACACCTTCAGCGGCGTGCAGCGCGACCCGCGCGAGCGGGTGGTCTCGGTGGCCTACTTCGGTCTGGTCAAACCCAGCGGCTTGCGCATGGCTGCCGCCAGCGACGCCCAGGACGTGCGCTGGTTCGCCATCGACCAGATTCCAGATCTGGCCTTCGATCATCGAGAGATCCTGCAGGTGGCCCTCAAACGGCTGCGCGGGAAGATTCGCTACGAACCGATCGGCTTCGAGCTGCTCCCACCGGAATTCACCATGAGCCAGCTGCTGCGGCTCTACAGCAACGCCCTGGGCAAGCCTGTCGATAAGCGAAACTTCATCCGCAAGATCAAGAAGTTCGGCATCCTCAACGAACTGCCGAAAAAGCGACGCGACGGCGCCCACCGACCCGCCACGCTCTACTCCTTCAACGGCGAGAAGTACCGCCAGCTCAAGCAGGCCGGCATCGACTTCGAGCTTTGA
- a CDS encoding nicotinate phosphoribosyltransferase, protein MKTLSNDRPALPYNAILDTDSYKLSHWNQYPPGLRSMMSYFESRGGELSDCTLFGLQYLLRERIATRITQQMVDEAAAFAQAHGEPFNRLGWQRVVDKHHGCLPVRIRAIEEGTIVPTGHALMTIESTDPQLPWLVNYIETQLVRLWYPSTIAMTSRESRRIIMAFLEKTADDPQAEIPFKLHDFGARGVATLEQSRLGGAAHLLSFMGSDTIEGIRFAKAYYDCDMAGFSIPAAEHSTMTMWGKEREFEAYENIVRAYLYNPDHPEGAPKMAACVSDSYDIYNAIENGWCGDRLHRLVRESGGTLVVRPDSGHPPEVVVKCLQIFEKKIGMQTNRKGYKVLPPYYRLIQGDGIDRAMTRTILQEMEAAGFSASNIAFGSGGGLLQKVDRDTQKWAFKCCSAEIDGLGQVEVRKDPVTDHGKRSKGGRLDLIAENGRFQTIALEGDALAHPNSAMNTVFENGEILRRTTFEQCRERMAS, encoded by the coding sequence ATGAAAACACTTTCTAACGATCGCCCCGCCCTGCCCTACAATGCGATTCTCGACACCGACAGCTACAAGCTCAGCCACTGGAACCAGTACCCGCCGGGCTTGCGGAGCATGATGAGCTATTTCGAGTCCCGCGGCGGAGAGCTGAGCGACTGCACCTTGTTCGGTCTGCAGTACCTGCTTCGGGAACGCATCGCCACGCGCATCACGCAGCAGATGGTGGACGAGGCCGCCGCATTCGCCCAAGCCCATGGCGAGCCGTTCAACCGCCTCGGCTGGCAGCGGGTGGTCGACAAGCACCACGGCTGCCTGCCGGTGCGCATTCGAGCGATCGAGGAAGGAACCATCGTTCCCACTGGCCACGCCCTGATGACCATCGAAAGCACCGACCCGCAGCTGCCTTGGCTAGTCAACTACATCGAAACTCAGCTGGTGCGCCTGTGGTATCCGAGCACCATCGCCATGACCAGCCGCGAAAGCCGGCGCATCATCATGGCGTTTCTGGAAAAAACCGCCGACGATCCGCAAGCGGAGATTCCTTTCAAGCTGCACGACTTCGGAGCGCGCGGGGTGGCGACTCTCGAGCAGAGCCGACTGGGCGGCGCCGCTCACCTGCTGAGCTTCATGGGCAGCGACACCATCGAGGGGATCCGCTTCGCGAAGGCCTACTACGACTGCGACATGGCAGGCTTCAGCATTCCGGCCGCGGAGCACAGCACCATGACCATGTGGGGGAAGGAACGGGAGTTCGAGGCCTACGAAAACATCGTGCGGGCCTACCTCTACAATCCCGACCATCCCGAAGGCGCCCCCAAGATGGCGGCCTGCGTGTCGGACAGCTACGACATCTACAACGCCATCGAAAACGGCTGGTGCGGCGATCGCCTGCATCGGCTGGTTCGCGAGAGCGGCGGCACGCTAGTGGTGCGCCCAGATTCCGGACACCCGCCCGAAGTCGTGGTAAAATGCCTGCAGATCTTCGAGAAAAAGATCGGCATGCAAACCAATCGCAAAGGCTACAAGGTCCTGCCACCCTACTATCGACTGATCCAGGGCGACGGTATCGATCGCGCCATGACGAGAACCATCCTGCAGGAAATGGAAGCGGCTGGATTCAGCGCTAGCAATATCGCTTTCGGCAGCGGTGGCGGACTCCTGCAGAAGGTCGATCGCGACACCCAAAAATGGGCGTTCAAGTGTTGCTCCGCCGAAATAGACGGACTCGGCCAAGTGGAGGTACGCAAGGATCCGGTCACCGATCACGGCAAACGGAGCAAAGGCGGTCGACTCGATCTCATAGCGGAAAACGGACGCTTCCAGACCATTGCCCTTGAAGGCGACGCTCTCGCGCACCCAAATAGCGCCATGAACACCGTTTTCGAAAACGGAGAAATCCTTCGCCGCACCACCTTCGAACAGTGCCGCGAACGCATGGCTAGCTAG
- a CDS encoding NnrS family protein, whose product MTTLTHPTTYQRRHASVNLLSEPYRLMFPCGVLAALAGVSLWPLSIYGWLEFPPGAAHSRLMIGGFFGAMVIGFLGTAGPRLLGVRALAAWELAGFWGLWAAMVGSSLLNRIVLADGFGCALFVWGGVAAARRFRARRDLPPPGFVMVILGMLSGFAGAFIALTIGAGISVLPDPLIAWNLGKLLFSQAFLLLPILGIAPFFYPRLGGLPNAQSSYPEMRYPNRDWTRRAAVAGLFGMGVLGSYIWEAIAPSSPAGWTRAALVCVYIVWQVPLRFPSSSVGTLGRVAQLGALCLVAGVALAAAAPGERVSWLHVLFIGGFNLITIVVANWVMFGHSGLIERGRKPLGYLKWSASLIVLAMAIRVALTFFPDWRIHSYSLAAFLWIAGMVAWAVFVLPRALKPDEE is encoded by the coding sequence ATGACAACGCTCACGCATCCCACCACATACCAGAGAAGGCACGCTTCGGTGAACCTGCTTTCGGAGCCGTATCGGCTGATGTTTCCCTGCGGCGTGCTGGCCGCGTTGGCGGGCGTTTCGCTGTGGCCCTTGTCCATCTACGGCTGGCTGGAGTTCCCCCCTGGCGCGGCTCACAGCCGACTGATGATTGGCGGTTTTTTCGGAGCGATGGTCATCGGCTTTTTGGGAACCGCGGGACCTCGGTTGCTTGGGGTTCGGGCGTTGGCTGCGTGGGAGCTGGCGGGGTTCTGGGGATTGTGGGCGGCGATGGTGGGAAGCTCCCTGCTGAACCGCATCGTTTTGGCGGACGGGTTTGGCTGCGCCCTTTTCGTTTGGGGCGGCGTGGCGGCAGCTCGTCGGTTTAGGGCGCGGCGCGACCTGCCGCCCCCGGGTTTCGTGATGGTGATCCTGGGCATGCTCAGCGGATTCGCTGGTGCTTTCATCGCGTTGACGATCGGCGCTGGGATTTCGGTCCTGCCGGATCCTCTGATCGCGTGGAACCTTGGAAAACTGCTCTTCTCTCAAGCGTTTCTGCTGCTCCCTATTTTAGGCATTGCCCCGTTTTTCTATCCTCGCCTTGGCGGTTTGCCAAATGCGCAGAGCTCGTATCCAGAGATGCGATACCCGAATAGGGATTGGACGCGTAGAGCCGCCGTAGCGGGATTGTTCGGCATGGGCGTTCTCGGCAGCTATATTTGGGAGGCGATCGCTCCATCTTCCCCAGCTGGATGGACGCGGGCGGCTTTGGTTTGCGTCTATATCGTTTGGCAGGTGCCGCTTCGTTTTCCGAGCTCTTCGGTCGGGACCTTGGGACGGGTTGCTCAGTTAGGAGCCCTTTGTCTAGTCGCGGGAGTGGCCCTTGCTGCTGCCGCCCCAGGGGAGCGCGTCAGCTGGCTGCATGTGCTTTTCATCGGTGGGTTCAACTTGATCACCATCGTGGTGGCGAACTGGGTGATGTTTGGCCATAGCGGTCTCATCGAGCGAGGCCGCAAGCCGCTTGGCTACTTGAAATGGTCAGCCTCGCTCATCGTATTGGCGATGGCGATACGCGTGGCATTGACCTTTTTCCCCGATTGGCGGATCCATTCCTACAGCTTGGCGGCGTTTTTATGGATCGCTGGCATGGTCGCATGGGCGGTTTTCGTTTTGCCCAGGGCGCTTAAGCCGGATGAAGAATGA
- a CDS encoding YecH family metal-binding protein, producing MNTQNVDVHAHEILEMMLASGESYTNESLSAKILERFGAQARFHTCSGSGMDAYEIVDHLWMKGKFTGDPSGFQFLPGSRCDH from the coding sequence ATGAATACACAAAACGTGGACGTGCACGCGCATGAAATACTGGAAATGATGTTAGCGAGCGGCGAGAGCTACACCAATGAATCGCTGTCGGCGAAGATCTTGGAACGCTTCGGGGCCCAGGCCCGTTTCCATACCTGTTCCGGCTCCGGCATGGATGCCTACGAAATCGTGGATCATCTTTGGATGAAGGGTAAGTTTACCGGAGACCCGTCGGGATTCCAGTTCTTGCCAGGCAGTCGTTGCGACCATTAG
- a CDS encoding glycosyl hydrolase, with the protein MRALPTFLFLFSVISHFGPIPCPAADRSVADTTRPWIRWWWPGSAVSEQGLTHQLEAVARAGFGGVEVTPIYGAKGWEDDYVAFLSPRWVELLEHAGREAKRLGLGLDMTTGTGWPFGGPEVDAAMAAEQLRWEQGDWVVAKTGQEVKRAAPGGEGLVIDPYSESAILRYLQRFDAALHSFPDQLLRSQFHDSFEYYGANWTEGFQEAFREMHGYPIGGYIEELLSEKANGESSERLARLKHDYRATLDRLHQDYLLAWKTWANDRGWLVRNQSHGAPANLLDLYAIADIPETEIFGSTPFPIEGLRRDPDAIRHGLDLPEPLVTRMASSAAHVMGKRLVSSETATWLRDHWKTTLGYVKPEIDRIFLDGINHVFYHGLVYSPQEARWPGWLFYASTQFNPANPWWDDLSALNGYVRRTQEILQSGVHGNDVLLYWPASEIWQDAAGGLAKQLTVHDVGFVVDHQYGEVAKTLQESGYAFDYLSDRQIEMLSVEGRDIVSPGGRYATLVVPPVTVMPLATLRAVLELAEQGATIVLTELPKDVPGWGSLEQRRERFRSLIGPMENAFSEGTTAESRRISIGEGQVIIGEVLQTLPRTTAIREPMVESGLQCIRRLRQDGVAYFVANLGARGFDGWAPLGREPQGLLLMDPLTGASGAARLRQSASGLMEVRLQVPSGGSFLLIERSASKGEAAPWRYLGEETEVLPLDGKWDLRFVRGGPSLPDSVEGTRLGSWTELEDSETRRFAGTGRYSRIFELDTLPGDAEWVLDLGDVRDSARVYLNGDYAGTVWSLPSRLRVSDYLKQGVNTLSVEVTNTAANRIRDMDQRGVDWKIMREINFVDINYRPFDASRWAVEPSGLMGPVVLRAYSVE; encoded by the coding sequence ATGCGCGCTCTACCGACCTTCTTATTCCTTTTTTCCGTCATCTCTCATTTTGGGCCGATTCCCTGCCCCGCGGCTGACCGGTCCGTCGCCGATACCACCCGGCCGTGGATTCGCTGGTGGTGGCCGGGCAGCGCGGTGAGCGAGCAGGGCTTGACGCACCAGCTCGAAGCGGTGGCCAGAGCGGGATTTGGTGGCGTGGAGGTGACCCCGATCTATGGGGCCAAAGGCTGGGAGGACGACTATGTGGCGTTCCTGTCTCCACGCTGGGTAGAACTCCTCGAGCACGCAGGGAGGGAGGCGAAGCGACTGGGGCTTGGCTTGGATATGACTACCGGCACAGGCTGGCCGTTTGGGGGGCCGGAGGTGGACGCCGCCATGGCCGCGGAGCAGTTGCGTTGGGAGCAGGGGGATTGGGTCGTAGCGAAGACCGGGCAAGAGGTGAAGCGGGCCGCTCCTGGAGGGGAGGGGCTGGTGATCGACCCGTATTCGGAAAGTGCCATCCTGCGCTACCTGCAGCGATTCGACGCCGCGCTTCACTCGTTTCCGGATCAGTTGTTGAGATCGCAGTTTCATGATTCCTTCGAGTACTACGGCGCGAACTGGACGGAAGGTTTTCAGGAGGCGTTTCGCGAGATGCATGGATATCCGATTGGTGGATACATCGAGGAGCTGCTGAGCGAGAAGGCGAACGGGGAGAGCTCGGAGCGGTTGGCCCGTCTGAAGCATGACTACCGTGCGACGCTGGATCGGCTGCACCAGGATTACTTGCTCGCTTGGAAAACGTGGGCGAACGATCGCGGCTGGCTCGTTCGGAACCAATCGCACGGGGCCCCTGCCAATCTGCTGGACTTGTACGCCATCGCGGATATTCCGGAAACGGAGATCTTCGGTTCCACTCCGTTCCCCATTGAGGGCTTGCGCCGAGACCCGGATGCGATTCGCCATGGTTTGGATCTGCCGGAGCCTTTGGTGACGCGCATGGCGTCCTCGGCCGCTCATGTCATGGGCAAGCGATTGGTCTCATCGGAAACTGCGACCTGGCTGCGCGATCACTGGAAGACCACCCTTGGCTATGTCAAACCGGAGATCGACCGCATCTTCCTCGATGGAATCAATCACGTGTTTTATCATGGTCTGGTCTACTCGCCGCAAGAGGCTCGGTGGCCTGGCTGGCTTTTCTACGCGTCGACTCAGTTCAATCCAGCCAATCCCTGGTGGGACGACTTGTCTGCGCTCAATGGATACGTGCGGCGAACGCAGGAGATACTGCAAAGCGGAGTCCATGGAAACGACGTGCTGCTCTACTGGCCCGCGAGCGAAATCTGGCAGGATGCAGCTGGTGGCTTGGCGAAACAGCTCACGGTGCACGATGTCGGTTTTGTCGTAGACCACCAATATGGCGAGGTGGCGAAAACGCTACAGGAAAGTGGATACGCATTCGACTACCTGTCCGATCGTCAGATCGAAATGCTGAGCGTGGAAGGGCGGGATATCGTTTCGCCCGGGGGGCGGTACGCGACCTTGGTTGTTCCGCCGGTCACGGTGATGCCGCTAGCCACCTTGCGAGCCGTCTTGGAGCTCGCTGAGCAAGGCGCCACCATCGTGTTGACGGAGCTGCCGAAGGACGTGCCGGGATGGGGTAGCTTGGAGCAGCGCCGGGAGAGGTTTCGATCCTTGATCGGACCAATGGAAAACGCGTTTAGCGAGGGGACGACAGCTGAATCGCGGCGAATCTCGATCGGTGAAGGACAGGTAATTATCGGGGAGGTGTTGCAGACCCTGCCTCGAACGACGGCCATTCGCGAGCCCATGGTGGAGAGCGGCTTGCAGTGCATTCGCAGACTGCGGCAGGACGGTGTGGCCTATTTCGTGGCCAACTTGGGAGCGCGCGGCTTCGATGGCTGGGCCCCGTTGGGCAGGGAGCCGCAGGGCTTGCTTTTGATGGATCCCCTGACGGGTGCAAGCGGCGCCGCAAGGCTGCGCCAGTCGGCCTCTGGGCTTATGGAAGTTCGCTTGCAGGTGCCTTCCGGAGGATCGTTTCTTCTTATCGAGCGAAGCGCCTCGAAGGGGGAGGCGGCTCCGTGGCGGTACCTGGGAGAGGAGACTGAGGTCCTGCCGCTGGATGGGAAATGGGATCTACGTTTCGTTCGAGGAGGACCGTCGCTCCCGGATTCAGTCGAAGGAACGCGGTTGGGGTCTTGGACGGAGCTTGAGGATTCCGAAACCCGGAGATTCGCTGGGACTGGCCGATACTCCAGAATCTTCGAGCTGGATACGCTACCTGGCGACGCGGAGTGGGTGCTCGATCTAGGGGACGTGCGAGACAGCGCCAGAGTGTATCTAAATGGAGACTACGCTGGAACTGTTTGGAGTTTGCCTAGTCGCTTGCGGGTGAGCGATTACCTCAAGCAAGGAGTGAATACGCTCTCAGTCGAGGTGACGAACACGGCCGCCAACCGTATCCGAGATATGGATCAACGGGGAGTCGACTGGAAGATTATGCGTGAAATCAATTTCGTCGATATAAACTATCGTCCATTTGACGCGTCGCGCTGGGCGGTCGAGCCCTCTGGATTGATGGGTCCGGTTGTCTTGCGAGCGTATTCAGTCGAGTGA
- a CDS encoding lasso peptide biosynthesis B2 protein, whose translation MAAFRTVSSKASTAWRLPWREKLWFLIFYPLSGVARLAILALPFRVVARFLGVSVGNRTPVLPATENQERAALRICRVGEIVSRNTPWESKCLVQALMNAFLLRCYGIPHVVFIGVGKSENLQDPLKAHAWLQVGQQVTAGRRGHREFTVLSAYVSETLVADSGQQATR comes from the coding sequence GTGGCTGCCTTCCGAACGGTTTCATCTAAAGCTTCGACCGCCTGGCGCTTGCCCTGGCGAGAGAAGCTTTGGTTTCTGATTTTCTATCCTCTGAGCGGAGTTGCTCGCTTGGCTATTCTGGCGCTGCCCTTCCGGGTCGTGGCCCGCTTTTTGGGAGTGAGTGTGGGAAATCGGACGCCAGTCCTGCCCGCCACGGAGAATCAGGAAAGGGCGGCGCTTAGGATCTGCCGGGTCGGAGAGATTGTTTCCCGCAACACGCCCTGGGAGAGCAAGTGTCTGGTGCAGGCCCTAATGAACGCGTTTCTGCTGCGCTGCTATGGAATCCCGCACGTGGTTTTCATAGGTGTGGGCAAGTCCGAGAACCTTCAGGATCCGCTGAAAGCCCACGCTTGGTTGCAGGTGGGCCAGCAGGTCACCGCCGGTAGGCGGGGCCATCGAGAGTTTACGGTTCTCAGCGCCTATGTCTCCGAGACCTTAGTCGCCGATAGCGGTCAGCAGGCGACCCGATAG
- a CDS encoding peptidylprolyl isomerase — translation MTSFRSLSLTLLTTIGLAASPIAYGQSLSLEKTGDPADVELDNRTEAFSIDLSQFFEVPGVEENIVLINTDLGTIPVELLPEAAPNTVANFYTYVDENAYDKGFFHRSVKDFIIQAGGFYFDDEDTFYSIETRDPIELEYNLPNTRGTIAMARTNEPDSATSGWFINTVDNTEDLGESNGGGYAVFARVIGSGLEVVDALAELPVYNMSYYWGSAFQNFPSEEVLNSISDLGVEEFVSIPSITRASILPDPDSEFSFVSISSVVSSDPDIAGISDSSLVGSNLVLGLGLGETGSTDITVTVQDTNENEIQLAFTITLVESFVTPDIAEKTVAQGASDYDIAVDSNTTWLAASQESWITLSETSFDGPATLTVSVQENSLDTPRVGVILIDGAPHYVYQEGDYDAWLSNYFTAEQISGMSPSPALADSDRDGLSNQLEHALSTDPSKATSKIETYISLESGQPQIVFAPYAKGLEFTLYSSSDLKRWAPVSLGEGAAFEDSVPSIAFPLPEGDHPFFQFELSGRLLTAIGD, via the coding sequence GTGACCTCATTTCGCTCCCTTAGCCTCACCCTCCTGACAACCATAGGCCTCGCGGCCTCTCCCATCGCTTACGGACAATCGCTTTCTCTCGAGAAGACGGGCGATCCGGCCGACGTGGAACTCGACAATCGCACCGAAGCGTTTTCCATCGACCTGAGCCAATTCTTCGAAGTGCCGGGCGTGGAGGAGAATATCGTGCTGATCAACACGGACTTAGGCACCATCCCAGTTGAGCTGCTTCCCGAGGCCGCTCCCAACACGGTGGCGAACTTCTACACCTACGTGGACGAAAACGCCTACGACAAAGGATTCTTTCACCGATCGGTCAAAGACTTCATCATCCAGGCTGGCGGCTTCTATTTCGATGACGAGGACACCTTCTACAGCATCGAAACGCGCGACCCAATCGAGCTGGAGTACAACCTGCCCAACACGCGCGGCACCATCGCCATGGCTCGCACAAACGAACCCGACAGCGCCACCAGCGGCTGGTTCATCAACACCGTGGACAACACCGAGGATCTCGGAGAGAGCAACGGCGGGGGCTACGCCGTCTTCGCCCGAGTCATCGGGTCCGGCCTGGAGGTGGTGGACGCTCTGGCGGAACTGCCGGTCTACAACATGAGCTACTACTGGGGCTCCGCCTTTCAAAACTTCCCTTCCGAAGAGGTGCTCAATTCCATCTCCGATCTGGGCGTCGAGGAATTCGTGAGCATCCCGTCGATCACTCGAGCCTCGATTCTTCCCGACCCCGATTCCGAATTCAGCTTCGTCTCCATCTCATCGGTGGTTTCGAGCGATCCCGACATCGCCGGCATCTCCGACAGCAGCCTGGTGGGAAGCAACCTGGTGCTGGGCCTCGGCCTGGGAGAAACCGGATCGACCGACATCACCGTCACCGTGCAGGACACCAACGAAAACGAGATCCAGCTCGCTTTCACCATCACTCTGGTAGAGTCGTTCGTCACACCCGACATCGCCGAGAAAACTGTCGCTCAAGGCGCCAGCGACTACGACATCGCGGTCGATTCGAACACCACCTGGCTTGCAGCCTCCCAAGAGAGCTGGATCACCCTTTCGGAAACGTCCTTCGACGGACCGGCCACCCTCACCGTTTCAGTGCAGGAGAACTCCTTGGACACGCCACGCGTGGGCGTCATCCTCATCGATGGAGCCCCGCACTACGTGTATCAGGAGGGCGACTACGACGCTTGGCTTTCCAACTACTTCACCGCGGAACAGATCAGCGGCATGAGCCCATCGCCCGCCCTAGCCGATTCCGATCGCGATGGACTGAGCAACCAGCTGGAGCACGCCCTGTCCACCGACCCGAGCAAGGCGACCTCCAAGATCGAAACCTACATATCGCTCGAATCCGGTCAACCGCAGATCGTCTTCGCCCCCTACGCCAAGGGACTCGAGTTCACGCTCTACTCCAGCAGCGACCTGAAGCGCTGGGCCCCGGTCTCTCTGGGCGAGGGCGCCGCCTTCGAAGACAGCGTTCCAAGCATCGCCTTCCCGCTGCCGGAAGGGGATCACCCCTTCTTCCAGTTCGAGCTATCGGGTCGCCTGCTGACCGCTATCGGCGACTAA
- a CDS encoding pyrimidine/purine nucleoside phosphorylase, which translates to MQFSNVTVTAKGNLYFDGNVVSHSVTMEDGSKKTLGIVAKPGSYHFATQAAERMDISDGACKVTLDGSEVAKQVSAGSHFDVPANSGFTIEVDSVCQYVCSYLA; encoded by the coding sequence ATGCAATTCTCGAATGTAACCGTAACTGCAAAGGGCAACCTCTATTTCGACGGAAACGTCGTCTCGCACAGCGTCACCATGGAGGACGGCTCGAAAAAGACCCTTGGCATCGTCGCCAAGCCAGGCAGCTACCACTTCGCGACTCAAGCGGCTGAGCGAATGGACATCAGCGATGGCGCCTGCAAGGTGACGCTCGATGGCTCTGAGGTCGCGAAGCAAGTGAGCGCGGGCAGCCACTTCGACGTGCCGGCGAATTCGGGTTTCACCATCGAGGTGGACTCCGTCTGCCAATACGTCTGCTCTTACCTCGCGTAG